The following proteins are encoded in a genomic region of Gimesia algae:
- a CDS encoding DUF1501 domain-containing protein, whose amino-acid sequence MSNHNQQTSLPRRNFLTNLSSGLAGISLASLLQDEARAAGGHQAPDGQPHFTPKAKSVIWLFMRGGVSHMESFDPKPMLNKYSGKSISETPWKSVQQSEKLKRVRVVVVNDANGQQRNKVYPLQVGYKKYGESGIEVSDWFPHLGGCVDDLSIVRSMWTTDDNHGAQVQFHSGRHMLDERVPTIGAWVNYGLGSLNQNLPQFINMGPRYFDVRDGHYLGPAYDSVPLKVDPKNPLPYAKPELDLSSAEQKIEFSLINQLNQLSAEKFPNDSTLQARIKSYELAFRMQKAVPEVIHFDQETKETQELYGLHQPETKAFGMQLLAARRFVEKGVRFIQIMHGAGAAGAWDSHSNLKSGHSKLAKQVDQPAAGLLKDLKRRGLLKDTIVVFATEFGRTPGSQGSNGRDHHPYGFSIWMAGGGIKGGVAHGTTDELGFHAEENPHYVTDVHATLMQQLGLNSRRLEVPGHKRLEMDYGQPIDEIIA is encoded by the coding sequence ATGTCAAATCATAATCAACAAACTTCATTGCCCCGTCGAAACTTTTTGACGAACCTCAGTTCCGGACTGGCGGGTATTTCGCTGGCCTCTCTTCTGCAGGATGAAGCCCGCGCTGCCGGTGGGCACCAGGCTCCGGATGGGCAACCGCATTTCACTCCTAAAGCCAAAAGTGTGATCTGGCTGTTCATGCGAGGCGGAGTGAGCCATATGGAGAGTTTTGACCCCAAGCCGATGCTCAACAAGTACTCGGGGAAATCGATCAGCGAAACTCCCTGGAAATCAGTGCAGCAATCTGAAAAGCTGAAGCGGGTACGCGTGGTTGTCGTTAACGATGCCAACGGGCAACAAAGAAATAAAGTGTATCCGCTGCAGGTCGGTTATAAAAAGTATGGCGAAAGCGGGATCGAGGTCAGTGACTGGTTCCCTCATCTGGGGGGATGTGTGGATGATCTGTCGATTGTGCGATCTATGTGGACGACCGATGACAATCATGGCGCACAGGTTCAGTTTCATTCCGGTCGACACATGTTGGATGAACGAGTGCCGACGATCGGCGCCTGGGTGAACTACGGGCTTGGCTCACTCAATCAGAATCTGCCTCAGTTCATTAACATGGGGCCCCGGTATTTTGATGTCAGAGACGGTCATTATCTCGGACCGGCTTATGATTCCGTTCCCCTCAAAGTCGATCCCAAAAATCCACTGCCCTATGCAAAACCGGAATTGGATCTCTCAAGTGCTGAACAGAAGATTGAGTTTTCCTTGATCAATCAACTCAATCAACTGAGTGCTGAGAAGTTTCCCAACGACAGTACCCTCCAGGCCCGCATTAAATCATATGAGCTGGCGTTTCGAATGCAGAAAGCAGTTCCAGAAGTCATTCACTTCGATCAGGAAACCAAAGAGACCCAGGAACTTTATGGATTGCATCAACCCGAAACCAAGGCATTCGGGATGCAATTGCTGGCAGCCCGACGGTTTGTTGAGAAGGGCGTACGCTTTATCCAGATCATGCACGGCGCTGGTGCAGCCGGTGCCTGGGATTCGCATTCGAATCTGAAGTCGGGCCACTCCAAACTGGCAAAACAGGTTGACCAGCCTGCTGCAGGATTGTTGAAGGATTTAAAACGTCGCGGGCTGTTGAAAGATACGATTGTTGTCTTCGCGACCGAATTCGGTCGGACCCCCGGTTCCCAGGGTAGTAATGGACGCGATCATCATCCGTACGGGTTTTCCATCTGGATGGCCGGCGGGGGGATTAAAGGGGGCGTCGCGCATGGGACAACGGATGAACTCGGTTTCCATGCGGAAGAGAATCCACACTATGTGACCGACGTGCACGCCACGTTGATGCAGCAGTTGGGACTGAATAGTCGACGTCTGGAAGTGCCCGGGCATAAACGTCTGGAAATGGATTATGGTCAGCCGATCGACGAGATCATAGCCTGA
- the trhP gene encoding prephenate-dependent tRNA uridine(34) hydroxylase TrhP: MKPELLSPAGTRKAMQYAYAFGADAVYAGQPRYSLRVRENEFNKLEVMAEAVEEAHRLGKKFYIASNIAPHNLKVRSYLKNMEPVIDMKPDALIMSDPGLIMMVRERWPEVPIHLSVQANAVNYATVKFWQNFGLSRIILSRELSIKEVAEIQEECPDMELEVFVHGALCIAYSGRCLLSGYMNHRDSNQGNCTNACRWDYKVSDAVQTLEGDIVLKNPPPPQNPQLPILDKVFLLEEPQRPGEYMPAYEDEHGTYIMNSKDLRAVQHVKTFTDMGISSLKIEGRTKSFFYAARTAQVYRKAIDDAAAGVEFNENLLEMLDSLSNRGYTEGFFQRHASESMQNYEHGRSMANKQQFVGDIIDRDADGIIVDVKNKFGLNDELELMTPTGNTVFNLHALLNQKSDSIEVAPGSGHVVKIPYAENHLGDRADQLTEHDHQYALLMKAVKSPAEPSLA, translated from the coding sequence ATGAAACCGGAACTTCTTTCACCCGCGGGAACCCGTAAGGCCATGCAGTACGCGTATGCATTCGGAGCAGACGCCGTTTATGCAGGTCAACCTCGCTACAGTCTGCGTGTCCGGGAAAATGAATTCAACAAGTTGGAAGTGATGGCGGAAGCGGTCGAAGAAGCACATCGACTGGGCAAGAAATTCTATATCGCCAGTAACATTGCCCCTCATAATCTAAAGGTACGAAGTTACCTGAAGAATATGGAGCCGGTGATTGACATGAAGCCCGATGCGCTGATCATGTCTGACCCGGGGCTGATCATGATGGTCAGGGAGCGCTGGCCAGAGGTTCCCATTCATTTGTCTGTCCAGGCGAATGCCGTCAATTATGCAACCGTCAAATTCTGGCAAAACTTTGGTCTGTCACGCATCATACTTTCGCGCGAATTGTCGATTAAAGAAGTGGCAGAGATCCAGGAAGAATGCCCGGATATGGAACTGGAAGTCTTCGTACATGGTGCGCTCTGTATCGCGTATTCCGGGCGGTGTCTGCTGTCGGGGTACATGAATCACCGCGATTCCAATCAGGGGAACTGCACGAACGCCTGCCGCTGGGATTATAAAGTCAGTGATGCAGTGCAAACACTCGAAGGGGATATCGTTTTAAAGAATCCACCTCCGCCACAAAACCCGCAATTGCCGATTCTCGATAAGGTCTTTCTGCTCGAAGAACCACAGCGGCCTGGCGAGTATATGCCTGCTTACGAAGATGAGCATGGCACATACATCATGAATTCGAAAGACCTCCGCGCCGTTCAGCATGTGAAAACATTCACCGACATGGGAATCAGTTCCTTGAAGATTGAAGGACGGACCAAGTCCTTCTTTTATGCAGCTCGGACGGCCCAGGTTTATCGTAAGGCCATTGATGATGCTGCTGCGGGCGTGGAATTCAATGAAAACCTGCTGGAAATGCTCGACAGTCTTTCCAATCGTGGTTACACCGAAGGCTTCTTCCAGCGACATGCCTCGGAGAGTATGCAGAATTATGAGCATGGCCGTTCCATGGCTAACAAGCAGCAGTTTGTCGGAGATATCATCGATCGCGATGCAGATGGTATCATCGTGGATGTCAAAAATAAGTTTGGTCTCAACGATGAACTGGAGTTGATGACTCCCACCGGCAATACCGTCTTCAATCTCCATGCATTATTGAATCAGAAATCAGATTCAATCGAAGTCGCTCCCGGCAGCGGGCATGTGGTGAAAATTCCCTATGCCGAAAATCATCTGGGAGATCGCGCTGATCAACTGACAGAACATGATCACCAGTATGCACTGCTGATGAAGGCCGTCAAATCACCGGCAGAACCTTCACTGGCTTAA
- a CDS encoding BON domain-containing protein: MRRFNCRSAFYAMLYAILPIALTTTGEAQVQTLSSNSTSQSGGSTGTTIGNLNSGNQAGGNAQSGLSTMGNFQNLNPQNGFVGRTDDTQNNFIGRTNAQGTTGANGGQNRNFNRAATSGLRNGQNQLNAGQTGPKVPEFRPQLRVAFAATPLPLNNVQTSMGESFTRIKERHERLRDVEFQLNPDHSVTLRGEVESAGAKKLVEFMAMLEPGVRTVKNELTITAQPVIPVPATQINQSK; encoded by the coding sequence ATGCGACGCTTTAACTGCCGAAGTGCTTTCTATGCCATGCTTTATGCAATCCTGCCTATTGCTCTGACTACGACCGGCGAAGCACAGGTACAAACCCTGTCCAGCAATAGCACCTCTCAGTCAGGGGGAAGCACGGGAACCACCATTGGAAATCTGAATTCAGGAAATCAGGCAGGCGGAAATGCACAATCTGGACTTTCTACTATGGGGAATTTTCAGAATCTCAATCCTCAGAATGGCTTCGTCGGACGAACTGATGATACACAGAATAATTTTATCGGCCGCACGAATGCCCAGGGAACAACAGGCGCGAATGGCGGTCAGAACCGCAACTTCAACAGAGCTGCAACCAGTGGCTTACGAAACGGGCAAAATCAGCTGAATGCAGGTCAGACAGGCCCTAAGGTTCCCGAATTTCGTCCCCAGTTACGTGTTGCCTTTGCCGCAACTCCTTTGCCTCTGAATAACGTTCAGACATCGATGGGAGAATCCTTCACACGCATCAAAGAGCGCCACGAACGGTTACGCGATGTCGAGTTCCAGTTGAATCCCGATCACAGCGTCACACTGCGAGGCGAAGTCGAATCAGCGGGAGCAAAGAAGCTGGTTGAGTTTATGGCCATGCTGGAACCTGGTGTAAGAACGGTCAAGAATGAGCTCACCATCACAGCCCAGCCAGTGATCCCGGTTCCCGCAACTCAGATCAACCAGTCTAAATAG
- a CDS encoding secretin N-terminal domain-containing protein: MLSYKRLTRNFSRYLRCLLAALVLSGPSISAHAEGKVGFWNRLRKPAETQSNEAGSAVVGSKQQIEANQKQARKTSDVADISLNHVQATWAQVLKQVAEQSELTLVMDVVPKGFFSRIDRRPHTLSETFQILNRELEPKGFRLLQKDSFLIALDLREAKAKYIRPTVQSAERTAEGKQSRKNNIRQIDHLEQAEITQAPVTQADAPARFEKSARKLQQKEVATQKSTFKVQPRTLNSTEILRQFYHAFESRAELQGEGPNGFPGLIVFKNQEASPIDDRTQEPQKNIEVQIDFRVGIDKQNNELIFEAAPSTAQALKATAFKLDEAAKGFSQSIQLVIGSPQIGHVAQALHKQTNATTAASTAPQRLPVKSYSDNFVSPRDQQINQLRQRVDQLAFQEQQPGAAQNPQQPQPADKPAEVEKQRSLPELLQDLSGNVNIESVPDLGVLILRGKDEDVNALMKIIKELEKLSEGTRPDIHLLNLRHVNSTALAELLNGVYEDLVKLRAIQGQIQKIKIIPLVKPNALLILAPDTDMPSILKLAEELDQPVNPLTEFGVFQLKSASASQVATTIREFYDERGGLGTRILVSPNIRTNSIIVQAQPRDMQEVAALIQKIDLDQSQAVSRVKIFPLKNAIAADLAETLNATLQSVLNPAAAQSAGLGTNIGGAGGEAAQQLQEARSVVLEFLSQEGTQSRILRSGLLADIRVIADPRANTLVVTAPKDSLELIGALINQFDARVSSVAELKVFTLKNSDAESMVTLLQSTFSADNQQTDLGIQIAGVNDANSNLIPLKFSVDRRTNSVVAQGGADALQIVEAILLKLDGADSRKRETTVIQLKNTPVADVSIAINEFLDTQRALIAQDPDLISSFELLEREVIVVPEAINNNLIISATPRYFEQISNLVKQLDKEAPQVIIQALIVEVELDNDDEFGVELGLQDSLLFNRSIIDNVLTVSQTVTGASNVTQTNQTIVSQEATPGFLFNSINPLGTNNTQNTGNAAGQALSNFSLQRGNSDLGFGGLVLSASSESVSILIRALAAKRNVHVLSRPQIRTVDNVTAQIQVGQIVPVVNGVSVTAVGSANPVIEQSEAGIILTVTPRISPDGNIVMETQAEKSDFNGSSVPIFTDATTGNVVESPIKNITQVQTTVSVPNGQTVVLGGMITESDTTIERKVPWLGDIPLVGIPFRYDYTSTRRKELLVFLTPRIIRNDADSEFIKQVESERIHLQVEKAEQMHGPIFAVPPGEPEFLPDGEGLLEPIPTTVMPQENLNPEVINNQQQGGVIQQMSHQSEPLKKQKKKPLIQKKFPYWGRD; encoded by the coding sequence GTGTTGTCTTACAAACGATTAACCAGAAATTTCTCCAGATATCTACGATGTCTGCTGGCGGCGCTCGTACTGAGTGGTCCGTCAATTTCTGCACACGCCGAAGGCAAAGTTGGTTTCTGGAACCGTCTGCGAAAACCAGCGGAAACGCAAAGCAACGAAGCCGGCTCGGCAGTTGTTGGTTCAAAGCAGCAGATCGAGGCAAATCAAAAACAGGCTCGCAAAACAAGTGATGTCGCTGATATTTCTTTGAACCACGTCCAGGCAACCTGGGCACAAGTATTAAAACAGGTGGCTGAACAGAGTGAACTGACCCTGGTCATGGATGTTGTTCCCAAAGGATTCTTTTCAAGAATCGATAGACGGCCTCATACTCTCAGTGAAACATTTCAGATTTTAAATCGGGAGCTCGAACCAAAGGGTTTTCGACTGCTGCAAAAAGACAGTTTCCTGATTGCGCTTGATCTGCGGGAAGCGAAAGCCAAATATATTCGTCCCACCGTTCAGTCGGCTGAGCGGACTGCGGAGGGCAAACAATCACGAAAGAATAACATTCGTCAGATCGATCATCTGGAGCAGGCAGAAATAACGCAGGCGCCTGTCACACAGGCAGATGCGCCAGCTCGATTCGAAAAGAGTGCTCGCAAACTTCAGCAGAAAGAAGTGGCGACTCAAAAATCAACTTTTAAAGTTCAGCCTCGCACACTGAACAGCACGGAAATCCTCCGGCAATTCTATCATGCCTTTGAATCGCGAGCGGAACTCCAGGGTGAAGGTCCCAATGGATTTCCAGGACTGATCGTCTTCAAAAATCAGGAAGCCAGCCCGATCGATGATCGTACTCAGGAACCACAGAAAAATATTGAAGTACAAATCGATTTTCGCGTCGGCATTGATAAACAAAATAACGAACTGATTTTTGAAGCGGCTCCTTCCACAGCACAGGCGTTGAAAGCGACTGCCTTCAAGCTGGATGAGGCTGCAAAAGGATTTTCACAATCCATTCAACTGGTAATCGGATCACCACAAATTGGTCATGTGGCTCAGGCATTACATAAACAGACCAATGCCACAACCGCTGCCTCAACGGCACCACAACGATTGCCAGTCAAATCGTATTCAGACAATTTTGTCTCTCCTCGCGATCAGCAGATTAATCAGCTCAGACAACGAGTGGATCAGCTTGCGTTTCAGGAACAGCAACCCGGGGCTGCACAAAACCCACAGCAGCCTCAACCGGCTGACAAACCAGCCGAAGTCGAAAAACAGCGTTCCCTGCCTGAACTGCTGCAGGACCTGAGTGGCAACGTCAATATCGAATCGGTCCCGGATCTGGGAGTCCTGATCCTGCGGGGTAAAGATGAAGATGTCAATGCGTTGATGAAAATCATTAAAGAACTGGAAAAGCTCAGTGAAGGCACCCGTCCTGATATACATTTATTAAACTTGCGACATGTGAACTCGACCGCGCTTGCCGAGTTATTGAACGGCGTTTATGAAGATCTGGTCAAGTTGCGTGCCATTCAGGGACAGATCCAGAAAATCAAAATCATTCCACTGGTCAAACCGAATGCGTTACTGATTCTGGCACCGGATACAGACATGCCATCGATTCTCAAGCTGGCAGAGGAACTGGATCAACCCGTTAATCCCCTGACCGAGTTTGGCGTCTTCCAACTCAAGAGTGCCAGTGCCAGTCAGGTCGCTACAACCATTCGCGAATTCTATGATGAACGAGGCGGTCTGGGAACACGTATCCTCGTTTCTCCCAATATTCGTACCAATTCAATTATCGTACAGGCACAGCCCCGTGATATGCAGGAAGTCGCTGCCCTGATTCAGAAAATCGATCTGGACCAGTCACAGGCTGTCAGCCGCGTCAAAATTTTCCCTTTAAAAAATGCCATCGCTGCAGATCTGGCGGAAACTCTGAATGCCACATTGCAAAGTGTGCTCAACCCCGCTGCTGCCCAGTCTGCAGGACTCGGAACCAACATTGGCGGTGCCGGCGGCGAAGCCGCACAACAGTTACAGGAAGCCCGCTCTGTCGTATTGGAGTTTCTCTCACAGGAAGGGACTCAAAGTCGAATCTTACGATCCGGCTTATTGGCAGACATTCGCGTTATCGCCGACCCTCGTGCGAACACACTGGTGGTCACTGCCCCTAAAGACAGTCTGGAACTGATTGGCGCGTTGATCAATCAGTTTGACGCACGCGTTTCCTCCGTCGCGGAATTGAAAGTATTCACGCTGAAGAATTCGGATGCCGAATCGATGGTCACCTTACTGCAGTCGACCTTTTCAGCAGATAATCAGCAGACCGATCTGGGGATTCAGATTGCCGGCGTCAATGATGCTAACAGTAATCTGATCCCGTTGAAGTTTTCGGTCGATCGCCGCACGAACTCTGTTGTTGCACAAGGTGGTGCCGATGCGCTGCAGATCGTTGAAGCGATTCTGTTGAAACTGGATGGTGCCGACAGCCGCAAACGCGAAACGACCGTAATTCAACTCAAAAATACTCCGGTCGCCGATGTATCGATTGCCATCAATGAATTTCTGGACACACAGCGTGCACTCATCGCCCAGGATCCGGACCTGATCAGTAGTTTTGAACTGTTGGAACGTGAAGTCATCGTGGTTCCAGAAGCGATCAACAATAACCTGATCATCAGCGCCACCCCTCGATATTTTGAACAGATTTCCAACCTTGTGAAACAACTGGATAAGGAAGCACCGCAGGTGATTATCCAGGCTTTGATTGTGGAAGTTGAACTGGATAACGACGATGAATTCGGAGTCGAACTCGGCCTCCAGGATTCCCTGCTCTTCAACCGCAGTATCATCGATAATGTCTTGACCGTGTCACAGACGGTCACCGGGGCGAGCAATGTGACTCAGACCAACCAGACCATCGTTTCACAGGAAGCGACACCAGGCTTCCTGTTTAACAGCATCAACCCGCTGGGAACCAACAACACACAAAATACGGGTAATGCAGCCGGACAGGCTCTCAGTAACTTCTCGTTGCAACGAGGGAACAGCGATCTGGGATTCGGCGGACTGGTTCTGTCCGCCAGTTCGGAATCAGTCAGTATTCTGATCCGTGCTCTGGCTGCCAAGCGAAATGTGCATGTCTTGAGCCGCCCGCAGATACGGACTGTAGACAATGTCACCGCCCAGATCCAGGTCGGTCAGATCGTTCCTGTGGTCAACGGTGTTTCAGTGACAGCCGTCGGTTCTGCCAACCCGGTGATTGAACAGTCGGAAGCCGGGATTATCCTGACCGTGACTCCTCGCATCAGCCCTGATGGAAACATCGTGATGGAAACCCAGGCTGAGAAGAGTGACTTCAATGGTTCGAGTGTCCCCATCTTTACGGACGCTACGACCGGAAATGTCGTGGAATCTCCTATCAAAAATATTACCCAGGTCCAAACAACGGTCAGTGTTCCTAACGGACAGACGGTTGTATTGGGTGGTATGATTACCGAATCAGACACAACGATCGAACGTAAGGTCCCCTGGCTGGGAGATATTCCACTGGTGGGAATCCCCTTCCGCTATGACTACACTTCGACGCGCCGCAAGGAACTGCTGGTCTTCCTGACACCACGCATCATTCGTAATGATGCTGACTCCGAGTTTATCAAACAGGTAGAGTCAGAACGCATTCATCTGCAAGTCGAAAAAGCAGAACAGATGCATGGACCGATCTTCGCTGTGCCTCCGGGAGAACCTGAATTCCTCCCCGATGGTGAAGGTCTGCTGGAGCCCATCCCCACGACTGTCATGCCCCAGGAAAACCTGAATCCGGAAGTCATCAACAACCAGCAGCAGGGTGGCGTAATTCAGCAGATGAGCCATCAGTCAGAGCCGCTGAAAAAACAAAAGAAGAAACCATTGATACAAAAGAAATTTCCCTATTGGGGGCGAGATTAA
- a CDS encoding sialate O-acetylesterase — protein MIRSLCLVILLVLFSLLAESDSAFAKNYQVYFLGGQSNMDGYGYVKDLPDHLKESVPGVMIYHANPAPDVVPVDGRGLWSELKPGHGAGFKSDGKENTYSNRFGVELSFAKTLQELAPEANIALIKISRGGTSIAVDAAGNFGCWDPDFEKGTGKGQGINQYDHFLAGMKRALQTTDIDHDGEADTLVPAGIVWMQGESDAAYTEEIAKSYEANLKRLMDLIRATLYADDLPVVIGRISDSGDNPEGKVWKYGEIVRAAQAAFVEKDKWAALVTSTDEYGYSDRWHYNSEGYLDLGRNFAQALWKVPRN, from the coding sequence ATGATTCGTTCTCTGTGTCTGGTTATACTGCTGGTTTTATTTTCTCTGCTTGCAGAATCTGATTCTGCATTTGCCAAAAACTATCAGGTTTACTTTCTGGGTGGTCAGTCCAATATGGATGGGTATGGCTATGTGAAAGACCTGCCCGATCATCTCAAGGAATCCGTTCCGGGCGTGATGATCTATCATGCGAATCCTGCTCCCGATGTCGTACCCGTTGACGGGCGAGGGCTCTGGTCCGAGTTAAAACCAGGCCATGGAGCCGGGTTCAAGTCGGATGGGAAAGAGAATACGTATTCCAACCGATTTGGTGTGGAGTTGTCTTTTGCGAAAACATTGCAGGAACTGGCCCCGGAAGCGAACATTGCGTTAATCAAGATTTCGCGGGGAGGGACCTCAATTGCCGTTGATGCTGCCGGGAACTTCGGCTGCTGGGACCCTGATTTTGAAAAAGGGACCGGAAAAGGGCAGGGGATCAATCAGTATGATCATTTTCTGGCGGGTATGAAACGGGCACTGCAGACGACTGATATCGACCATGATGGAGAGGCGGATACGCTGGTTCCTGCGGGAATTGTCTGGATGCAGGGGGAAAGTGATGCTGCTTATACGGAAGAAATCGCAAAGAGTTATGAAGCGAACCTCAAGCGTCTTATGGACTTAATTCGCGCGACGCTCTATGCAGATGACCTGCCTGTGGTGATCGGACGCATTTCGGATTCGGGTGACAATCCGGAGGGAAAGGTCTGGAAATATGGTGAGATTGTGCGGGCTGCTCAGGCGGCATTTGTGGAGAAAGACAAGTGGGCTGCACTTGTTACCAGTACGGATGAGTATGGTTATTCTGATCGTTGGCACTATAATTCAGAAGGTTATCTGGATTTAGGCAGGAATTTTGCCCAGGCCCTATGGAAAGTTCCCCGGAACTAA